A single region of the Halomicroarcula saliterrae genome encodes:
- a CDS encoding carbohydrate ABC transporter permease gives MSTEKSRLNRIRRSLGLETQNEWPSVVRERLGTYLLLGIYLVVIWFPIYYIFITSLKPTSEVLSLPITFFPRDPTVQNYVDIFTNRPFEFYTMNSMIVAITTTIVCVTLGTLTGYSFSRHDFMGNKTLLLSIVGARMIPPIALIVPFFQIMSSPPLIGGLTGSLYDTRLALILTYTFFNLPFAVWIMKNYFDGVPESLDEQARIDGCSRWEAFFKIILPMAKPGIAATAILAFIFSWNEFVFALVLTSSESAQTLPIAVSLFVADDFVDWAHLAAGGMIAALPGILFGLFFQQYIVSGLTQGAVKE, from the coding sequence ATGAGCACGGAAAAATCGAGACTCAACCGCATCCGTCGGTCGCTGGGACTGGAGACGCAAAACGAGTGGCCGTCCGTCGTGCGCGAGCGACTGGGAACGTACCTGCTGCTCGGAATCTATCTCGTCGTCATCTGGTTCCCCATCTACTACATCTTCATTACCAGCCTCAAACCGACGAGTGAGGTGCTGTCACTCCCGATTACCTTCTTCCCACGGGACCCGACGGTCCAGAACTACGTAGACATCTTCACGAACCGGCCCTTCGAGTTCTACACGATGAACAGTATGATAGTGGCGATAACGACCACTATCGTCTGTGTCACGCTCGGGACGCTCACGGGGTATTCGTTCTCCCGGCACGACTTCATGGGCAACAAGACGCTCCTGTTGTCGATCGTCGGCGCGCGGATGATTCCGCCGATAGCGCTCATCGTCCCGTTCTTCCAGATCATGTCGAGCCCGCCGCTCATCGGGGGACTCACGGGGAGCCTGTACGACACGCGCCTGGCGCTGATACTCACGTACACCTTCTTCAACCTCCCCTTCGCGGTCTGGATAATGAAGAACTACTTCGACGGCGTCCCCGAGTCCCTCGACGAGCAGGCCCGAATCGACGGCTGCTCGCGCTGGGAGGCGTTCTTCAAGATAATTCTCCCGATGGCCAAGCCCGGCATCGCGGCGACGGCCATTCTCGCCTTTATTTTCTCGTGGAACGAGTTCGTCTTCGCACTGGTCCTCACGTCCTCCGAGTCGGCACAGACGCTCCCGATTGCGGTGTCGCTGTTCGTCGCGGACGACTTCGTCGACTGGGCGCATCTGGCCGCCGGAGGGATGATAGCTGCGTTGCCCGGCATCCTGTTCGGGCTGTTCTTCCAGCAGTACATCGTGAGCGGACTGACGCAGGGAGCGGTCAAGGAGTAA
- a CDS encoding ABC transporter ATP-binding protein yields MSHVELTELVKEFDDVTAVDGISLDIPDESFTVLVGPSGCGKTTTLRLIAGLERATDGDIHIGEDVVNDRRAYERDIAMVFQNYALYPHKTVRGNMRFGLEQHSTPEDVITDRVQEAAELLQIEDLLDRRPAELSGGQQQRVALGRAIVRDPAVFLMDEPLSNLDAKLRVKMRAELNKLHDELSTTTVYVTHDQVEAMTLADQIAVMDDGQIQQVGEPTHVYMNPRNMFVAGFLGSPSMNFLEGTLEESSTGKFLLELGGDTHDVPDEFIDPLTPYLDDRVVLGIRPENIALNKDGVPANVHPATVNVVEPQGEKTILELSLDTGQNIKAAVDPDTVVERGDSVNLRFDRDSLQYFDPETGESLTHDSKPEQKVTV; encoded by the coding sequence ATGTCACACGTAGAACTCACCGAACTTGTAAAGGAATTCGACGACGTCACGGCAGTCGACGGTATCTCGCTGGATATTCCCGACGAGAGCTTCACCGTGCTGGTGGGCCCGTCGGGCTGTGGAAAGACCACGACCCTCCGTCTCATCGCGGGACTCGAGCGGGCGACGGACGGCGATATCCACATCGGCGAAGACGTCGTCAACGACAGACGCGCCTACGAACGGGACATCGCGATGGTGTTCCAGAACTACGCGCTGTACCCGCACAAGACCGTCCGCGGGAACATGCGGTTCGGTCTCGAACAGCACAGCACCCCCGAAGACGTCATCACTGACCGCGTCCAGGAGGCCGCCGAACTGTTACAGATAGAGGACCTGCTCGACCGGCGGCCGGCCGAGCTCTCTGGCGGGCAACAACAGCGGGTCGCGCTGGGTCGCGCTATCGTCCGTGACCCGGCGGTGTTCCTCATGGACGAACCGCTGTCGAACCTCGACGCGAAGCTCCGCGTGAAGATGCGCGCGGAGCTGAACAAGCTCCACGACGAACTGTCGACGACGACGGTGTACGTCACGCACGACCAGGTCGAGGCGATGACGCTCGCGGACCAGATCGCGGTCATGGACGACGGTCAGATACAGCAGGTCGGCGAACCGACACACGTCTACATGAACCCGCGGAACATGTTCGTCGCCGGCTTCCTCGGCTCACCGAGCATGAACTTCCTCGAAGGGACCCTCGAAGAGTCCTCGACAGGGAAGTTCCTGCTGGAACTGGGCGGGGACACGCACGACGTGCCCGACGAGTTCATCGACCCGCTCACGCCCTATCTGGACGACCGTGTCGTCCTCGGCATCCGGCCCGAAAACATCGCGCTGAACAAGGACGGCGTCCCGGCGAACGTCCACCCGGCGACCGTCAACGTCGTCGAGCCACAGGGCGAGAAGACGATACTCGAACTCAGCCTCGACACCGGCCAGAACATCAAGGCCGCCGTCGACCCCGACACGGTGGTCGAGCGGGGCGACAGCGTGAACCTCCGGTTCGACAGAGACTCGCTGCAGTACTTCGACCCGGAGACCGGGGAGTCGCTGACACACGACTCGAAACCCGAACAGAAAGTCACGGTCTAA
- the glpR gene encoding HTH-type transcriptional regulator GlpR, protein MLPDKRRKRIAKMVNNSDRVTVEELTEEFGVSGATIRRDLASLAEDGLIERFHGGALPASNGSTGRTQAQETVTNPSGKRAIAERAVGELSDGDAVFFDTGPTTMEVAKVLPESLTLLVATNSPENAFELRETCGDVKVVGDSLRRTSDALVGPSAESYLRKTNFDVVFLETDAIQSDGGLSVSNEDEARIKSLLCDGGRLVILVADGSKVERQSFREFASVEDVDIFVTDAPLSEEMRAVFDRANVQVLDVLNANGTQRSTDSR, encoded by the coding sequence ATGTTGCCAGACAAACGACGCAAACGGATCGCCAAAATGGTGAACAACTCCGACAGAGTCACTGTCGAGGAGCTCACCGAGGAGTTCGGCGTGTCCGGTGCGACGATCAGACGGGACCTCGCGTCCCTCGCCGAGGACGGTCTCATCGAGCGGTTCCACGGCGGGGCTCTCCCGGCATCGAACGGCAGCACCGGCCGCACACAGGCACAGGAGACGGTCACGAACCCGAGCGGCAAGCGGGCAATCGCGGAGCGCGCCGTCGGCGAACTCAGCGACGGCGACGCGGTGTTCTTCGACACCGGGCCCACGACGATGGAAGTGGCGAAGGTCCTCCCGGAGTCGCTCACCCTACTCGTGGCGACGAACTCACCCGAAAACGCGTTCGAGCTCCGTGAGACCTGTGGCGACGTGAAAGTCGTCGGGGACTCGCTCCGTCGAACGTCCGACGCGCTCGTCGGCCCGAGCGCCGAGTCGTATCTCCGGAAGACGAACTTCGACGTGGTGTTCCTCGAAACGGACGCCATCCAGTCCGACGGCGGGCTCTCGGTCTCCAACGAAGACGAGGCGCGCATCAAGTCCCTGCTGTGTGACGGCGGGCGGCTCGTCATCCTCGTCGCGGACGGGAGCAAAGTCGAGCGACAGAGCTTCAGGGAGTTCGCGAGCGTCGAGGACGTCGACATATTCGTGACGGACGCCCCGTTGAGCGAGGAGATGCGCGCCGTCTTCGACCGTGCCAACGTACAGGTCCTCGACGTGTTGAACGCGAACGGAACCCAGCGGTCGACGGACAGTCGTTAA
- a CDS encoding DUF6360 family protein — translation MVDRIMTVNAYTTFDLLDGEIEGHGFDEEALAVLNVTSPKKNPDHVSLQLELDNTQLDSVKPHADKVTLTPAQAREMAAELEKHADKVEAAQSE, via the coding sequence ATGGTAGACCGAATCATGACGGTCAACGCGTACACGACCTTCGACCTGCTCGACGGCGAGATAGAGGGCCACGGGTTCGACGAGGAGGCCCTGGCCGTGCTGAACGTCACCTCGCCGAAGAAGAACCCCGACCACGTCTCCCTCCAGCTCGAACTGGACAACACCCAACTGGACAGCGTGAAACCCCACGCCGACAAGGTGACACTCACGCCGGCACAGGCCCGCGAGATGGCCGCCGAACTGGAGAAACACGCCGACAAGGTAGAGGCCGCCCAGTCCGAGTGA
- a CDS encoding CPCC family cysteine-rich protein, with product MSTDTPGNPAARELGYCPCCGYQTLPEGQPGSYEVCPVCHWLDDPTQFGDDDYVGESNHVSLSTARENFREYGACTPDEAGSCLDPDEFDRDPNWPYDR from the coding sequence ATGTCGACCGACACGCCCGGCAACCCCGCAGCGCGGGAACTGGGGTACTGCCCGTGTTGTGGCTATCAGACGCTGCCGGAGGGACAGCCGGGGTCCTACGAGGTCTGTCCGGTCTGTCACTGGCTCGACGACCCGACGCAGTTCGGCGACGACGACTACGTGGGCGAGAGCAACCACGTCTCCCTGTCGACAGCCCGGGAGAACTTTCGTGAATACGGCGCCTGCACGCCCGACGAGGCCGGGAGCTGTCTCGACCCGGACGAGTTCGACCGGGACCCGAACTGGCCCTACGACAGGTAG
- a CDS encoding DUF7351 domain-containing protein, protein MVEEDRADISPEAAFGLVGHELRIGILRELGDADEQRLSFSALRERVGERDSGKFNYHLSKLEGRFVAKTGSGAYALTYPGHRVVDAIHDGAFHQQHGVEREPLSGSCIDCGGGLAFTYETIRGGRVACVACGRRHLRYPFDPGGLVDRSGDELGRAFDRVARSTWARARADVCPVCSGHVEVRVRDDAPPKAVAVRGHPVTVGFDCEQCSYHADVPAGAILLDHPEVLGFCYEHGVDLRERPLWELPFVVDPGAVAVRNDDPWEVAVTVTAGDAERVAVLDESGTVTRFD, encoded by the coding sequence ATGGTCGAGGAAGACCGGGCGGACATCTCGCCGGAGGCGGCGTTCGGGCTGGTGGGCCACGAACTGCGTATCGGCATCCTGCGCGAGCTGGGTGACGCCGACGAACAGCGCCTCTCGTTCTCGGCGCTGCGCGAGCGCGTCGGGGAGCGCGACAGCGGGAAGTTCAACTACCACCTCTCGAAGCTGGAGGGCCGTTTCGTCGCCAAGACCGGCTCGGGCGCCTACGCGCTGACCTACCCCGGCCACCGCGTCGTCGACGCCATCCACGACGGGGCCTTCCACCAGCAACACGGGGTCGAGCGCGAGCCCCTCTCGGGGTCCTGTATCGACTGTGGCGGCGGCCTCGCGTTCACCTACGAGACTATCAGGGGCGGCCGCGTCGCCTGCGTGGCGTGTGGGCGGCGACACCTCCGGTACCCCTTCGACCCCGGCGGGCTGGTCGACCGCAGCGGCGACGAACTGGGGCGGGCGTTCGACCGGGTGGCGCGCTCGACGTGGGCGCGGGCCCGCGCCGACGTCTGTCCGGTGTGTTCCGGCCACGTCGAGGTCCGAGTCAGGGACGACGCGCCGCCGAAGGCGGTCGCCGTCCGGGGCCATCCCGTCACGGTCGGGTTCGACTGCGAGCAGTGCAGCTACCACGCCGACGTGCCGGCCGGGGCGATACTGCTCGACCACCCGGAAGTCCTGGGGTTCTGTTACGAGCACGGGGTGGACCTCCGCGAGCGCCCGCTCTGGGAGCTCCCGTTCGTCGTCGACCCCGGCGCCGTCGCGGTTCGGAACGACGACCCGTGGGAGGTCGCGGTGACGGTCACCGCCGGCGACGCCGAGCGCGTGGCCGTCCTCGACGAGTCGGGCACCGTCACGCGGTTCGACTAG
- a CDS encoding NADPH-dependent FMN reductase — protein MPPKQPRPLVVGVVGSLNDESVTRIATERALEAARQRGARTELLDLRAVALPTFDPNAEPPADVAALTDRIEAADSVVLGTPMYHGSYSSPLKTLLDYCGFDEFDETTVGLLAVAGGGFPLPALEHLRAVCRALDAWVLPHQAAVTDSHSIGDELPEGDRDRVDELGEQVVAYAAIDPSPPAADAPVPTDD, from the coding sequence ATGCCACCGAAGCAACCGCGACCGCTGGTCGTCGGCGTCGTCGGGAGTCTGAACGACGAGAGTGTCACTCGCATCGCCACGGAACGGGCCCTCGAAGCCGCCCGACAGCGCGGCGCTCGCACCGAACTGCTGGACCTGCGGGCGGTCGCCCTCCCCACGTTCGACCCGAACGCGGAGCCGCCGGCCGACGTGGCAGCGCTGACCGACCGCATCGAGGCCGCCGATTCGGTCGTCCTCGGGACACCGATGTACCACGGCTCCTACAGCTCGCCCCTGAAGACGCTGCTCGACTACTGCGGCTTCGACGAGTTCGACGAGACGACTGTCGGCCTGCTGGCCGTCGCCGGCGGCGGCTTCCCGCTGCCCGCCCTCGAACATCTCCGGGCGGTCTGTCGCGCCCTCGACGCGTGGGTCCTCCCACACCAGGCGGCCGTCACCGACTCCCACAGTATCGGCGACGAACTCCCCGAGGGCGACCGGGACCGGGTCGACGAACTCGGCGAGCAGGTCGTCGCCTACGCGGCTATCGACCCCAGCCCGCCAGCCGCGGACGCTCCCGTCCCGACCGACGACTAG
- a CDS encoding ZIP family metal transporter, whose protein sequence is MQSGFTETITSLVGTDALVLGLLGGLVIAAMNLFGASLVLVWRNPSERALDAALGFAAGVMLAAAFTSLIIPGIEEYSGGNPVPTLVGVGLGALFLDQADRFLPHAHYLLTGSKREDAARPSESLPVDEERLAGVVLFILAITLHNMPEGLAVGVGFGAAASDPSQLGAAVSLMLAIGIQNIPEGLAVSVAAINAGLDRRLYAVVAGIRAGVVEIPLAVLGAVAVATVEPLLPYAMGFAAGAMLFVISDEIIPETHRSGYERVATLGLMAGTIVMLYLDIALAA, encoded by the coding sequence ATGCAGTCCGGATTCACCGAGACGATTACGTCGCTCGTCGGCACGGACGCGCTAGTGTTGGGGCTGCTGGGCGGGCTCGTCATCGCCGCGATGAACCTCTTTGGGGCGTCGCTGGTGCTGGTGTGGCGCAACCCCTCCGAGCGCGCCCTCGACGCGGCGCTTGGCTTCGCGGCGGGCGTGATGCTCGCGGCGGCCTTCACGAGCCTCATCATCCCCGGCATCGAGGAGTACTCCGGCGGCAACCCGGTCCCGACGCTCGTCGGCGTCGGTCTCGGCGCGCTCTTTCTCGACCAGGCCGACCGCTTTCTCCCCCACGCCCACTATCTACTGACCGGGAGCAAGCGCGAGGACGCGGCCCGGCCCAGCGAGTCGCTACCCGTCGACGAGGAGCGGCTCGCGGGCGTGGTCCTCTTCATCCTCGCTATCACGCTCCACAACATGCCCGAGGGGCTGGCCGTCGGCGTCGGCTTCGGCGCGGCGGCGAGCGACCCCAGCCAGCTCGGCGCGGCCGTCTCGCTGATGCTCGCCATCGGCATCCAGAACATCCCCGAGGGGCTGGCGGTGTCGGTCGCCGCCATCAACGCGGGGCTGGACCGCCGCCTCTACGCCGTCGTCGCGGGTATCCGTGCGGGTGTGGTCGAGATACCCCTCGCCGTTCTGGGCGCGGTCGCCGTCGCTACCGTCGAACCGCTGCTCCCCTACGCGATGGGCTTTGCCGCGGGCGCGATGCTTTTCGTCATCTCCGACGAGATAATCCCGGAGACACACCGGAGCGGCTACGAGCGGGTGGCGACCCTGGGGCTGATGGCCGGCACTATCGTCATGCTGTATCTGGACATCGCGCTCGCGGCGTAA
- a CDS encoding site-2 protease family protein has protein sequence MRNFRVATIWGIPIKINISLLVFLPVLAWLIGSGTQIETYAGVVGALAGTELDLSVLRAGSTPWLIGTLAAVGLFASVTLHELGHAWAAMRYDLEVESITLWILGGLASFKQLPREWNRELAIAVAGPITSILTGVGCYAALLVLPDSAPVLLFVVGWLAVTNIILAVFNMLPAFPMDGGRVLRALLARSRPYASATRIAARVGTYFAILFAVFGVISFSPLLLLLALFIYGAASGESRTVALADLLEGLTVGDIARPTRLTVDADATVEELVDLMFAERATEFTVTQGGEVVGVVTVADFRELSTAQREADTVADLMLTDLPRLDAAMSAFDALVELDTNRATAALVESAEGTHVVSREDFSSAMEMRRLAQADGPF, from the coding sequence GTGCGAAACTTCCGCGTCGCGACGATATGGGGTATCCCGATAAAGATCAACATCTCCTTGCTGGTCTTTCTACCGGTGCTTGCGTGGCTCATCGGCAGCGGCACGCAAATCGAGACCTACGCCGGCGTCGTCGGCGCCCTCGCCGGAACGGAACTGGACCTCTCGGTCCTGCGGGCCGGTTCGACGCCGTGGCTCATCGGGACACTCGCCGCCGTCGGTCTCTTCGCCAGCGTCACGCTGCACGAACTGGGCCACGCCTGGGCGGCGATGCGCTACGACCTCGAAGTCGAGTCCATCACGCTGTGGATTCTCGGCGGGCTGGCCAGTTTCAAACAGCTCCCCCGGGAGTGGAACCGCGAGCTCGCCATCGCCGTCGCGGGGCCGATAACGAGCATCCTCACCGGCGTGGGCTGTTACGCCGCACTGCTCGTGTTGCCCGACAGCGCGCCGGTGCTCCTGTTCGTCGTCGGCTGGCTCGCCGTGACGAACATCATCCTCGCCGTGTTCAACATGCTGCCGGCGTTCCCGATGGACGGCGGGCGGGTCCTGCGGGCGCTGCTGGCCCGGAGTCGCCCCTACGCCTCCGCGACGCGCATCGCGGCGCGCGTGGGGACCTACTTCGCGATTCTGTTCGCCGTCTTCGGCGTAATTTCCTTTTCGCCGCTGCTGCTCTTGCTCGCGCTGTTCATCTACGGCGCCGCGAGCGGTGAGTCACGGACCGTCGCACTGGCGGACCTGCTCGAAGGCCTGACCGTCGGCGACATCGCACGCCCGACGCGGCTCACCGTCGACGCCGACGCCACGGTCGAGGAGCTGGTCGACCTGATGTTCGCCGAGCGGGCGACGGAGTTCACCGTCACGCAGGGCGGCGAGGTGGTCGGCGTCGTCACCGTCGCCGACTTCCGCGAGCTCTCGACGGCCCAGCGAGAGGCCGATACCGTCGCGGACCTGATGCTGACGGACCTCCCCCGACTGGACGCGGCGATGTCCGCCTTCGACGCGCTGGTCGAACTCGACACCAATCGGGCGACTGCCGCCCTCGTCGAGAGCGCCGAAGGGACCCACGTCGTCTCCCGCGAGGACTTCTCCTCGGCGATGGAGATGCGCCGGCTGGCACAGGCCGACGGCCCGTTCTGA
- a CDS encoding rhomboid family intramembrane serine protease, giving the protein MELSVRRLVGYVPVTVVGVAVVSGVLAANGVRFDDVFGLPGVPYLFNPFNYTVNMLFHAGWGHYAGNMRLWLPVGIVLTWLTSNRHVLWLVIAVGVGKTATGILIQGPTVGMSGVVFGVAAAALVRSTDYALQDASLETVQTVVAGLMIPLATGFFLIVILAGPRWIADFSHFLGFLFGGAIEAMYVFSEREGGRESDARSVPRNIGR; this is encoded by the coding sequence ATGGAGCTCTCGGTCAGGCGGCTGGTGGGGTACGTTCCGGTGACGGTCGTCGGCGTCGCGGTGGTGAGCGGGGTGCTCGCGGCCAACGGCGTCCGGTTCGACGACGTCTTCGGGCTACCTGGGGTCCCCTACCTGTTCAACCCCTTCAACTACACCGTAAACATGCTCTTTCACGCTGGCTGGGGCCACTACGCCGGGAACATGCGGCTGTGGCTCCCCGTCGGAATCGTGTTGACGTGGTTGACGAGCAACCGCCACGTCCTCTGGCTGGTTATCGCCGTGGGGGTCGGAAAGACGGCGACGGGTATCCTCATTCAGGGGCCGACGGTCGGCATGAGCGGCGTCGTCTTCGGAGTCGCCGCCGCCGCGCTCGTGCGGTCGACTGACTACGCACTGCAGGACGCATCGCTCGAAACAGTCCAGACCGTCGTCGCCGGCCTCATGATACCGCTCGCGACCGGCTTCTTTCTCATCGTGATACTGGCCGGTCCCAGATGGATTGCGGACTTCTCGCATTTCCTCGGATTCCTCTTTGGCGGGGCCATCGAAGCGATGTACGTCTTCAGCGAGCGCGAGGGCGGCCGCGAGAGCGACGCGCGCTCGGTTCCGAGAAACATCGGCCGGTGA
- the thiE gene encoding thiamine phosphate synthase: MPDWSVYLVTGESLSAGRTTREIVAAAIEGGVGVVQLREKDRTVRERYEMGREIRAQCREAGVAFVVNDRVDLARALDADGVHLGDDDLPVPVARELLGAEAVIGRSVSTVEAAEAAADAGADYLGVGTVYRTQSKDDIPEADHGVGPERVAEIADAVDIPLVGIGGITAENAGEVAAAGADGVAVITAITRADDPGAATASLGEAVAEGKRERTSGPSQR, from the coding sequence ATGCCCGACTGGAGCGTCTATCTGGTGACCGGCGAGTCGCTGTCGGCGGGACGAACCACCCGCGAAATCGTCGCGGCCGCCATCGAGGGGGGCGTCGGCGTCGTGCAACTGCGCGAGAAAGACCGCACCGTCCGCGAGCGCTACGAGATGGGCCGGGAGATACGGGCGCAGTGCCGCGAGGCCGGCGTCGCCTTCGTCGTCAACGACCGGGTCGACCTCGCACGGGCGCTCGACGCCGACGGGGTCCATCTGGGCGACGACGACCTGCCGGTGCCGGTCGCCCGCGAGCTACTGGGCGCCGAGGCCGTCATCGGCCGCTCGGTGTCGACGGTCGAGGCCGCCGAGGCCGCCGCGGACGCCGGTGCCGACTATCTCGGCGTCGGGACCGTCTACCGCACACAGTCGAAAGACGACATCCCGGAGGCGGACCACGGCGTGGGACCCGAGCGCGTGGCCGAGATAGCCGACGCGGTCGACATCCCCCTCGTGGGCATCGGCGGCATCACGGCCGAGAACGCCGGCGAGGTCGCCGCGGCCGGCGCCGACGGCGTAGCCGTCATCACCGCGATTACGCGGGCCGACGACCCCGGGGCGGCGACGGCGTCGCTGGGTGAGGCGGTCGCCGAGGGGAAGCGGGAGCGGACGTCCGGTCCGAGCCAGCGGTGA
- a CDS encoding MarR family transcriptional regulator — protein MPIDIDRFEEGPVEELRAGGPTNAEEILGFLGAHPDRAYTPSEIHEATDVARGSVGVVLSRLEGRDLVRHRGDYWAIGDADDVETTLASMGVARAVTERFGPEDPDEWGPGVDAETE, from the coding sequence ATGCCGATTGACATCGACCGCTTCGAGGAGGGACCGGTCGAAGAACTCCGTGCTGGCGGCCCGACGAACGCCGAGGAGATACTCGGGTTTCTCGGGGCCCATCCGGACCGGGCGTACACGCCCAGCGAGATACACGAGGCCACTGACGTCGCGCGCGGGAGCGTCGGTGTCGTGCTCTCGCGGCTCGAAGGTCGCGACCTCGTTCGCCACCGGGGCGACTACTGGGCCATCGGTGATGCAGACGACGTGGAGACGACACTCGCTTCGATGGGCGTCGCACGGGCCGTCACCGAACGGTTCGGACCCGAGGACCCCGACGAGTGGGGACCAGGAGTGGACGCGGAGACGGAGTGA
- a CDS encoding type II toxin-antitoxin system PemK/MazF family toxin, which translates to MSDEQGEVWWGPAPHKSGPAYRPWVVVSDGTQPFADTECIGLAMTTQKHESGIAVPEDAWVRGGSQKQSYVSPWYTATLKHRDLDRQQGVLNAALVATVIEAFHGYTATTNT; encoded by the coding sequence ATGAGCGACGAACAGGGGGAGGTCTGGTGGGGCCCGGCACCGCATAAATCGGGGCCCGCATACAGACCGTGGGTCGTCGTCAGCGACGGGACACAGCCGTTCGCTGATACCGAGTGTATCGGACTTGCGATGACGACACAGAAGCACGAGTCGGGAATCGCCGTCCCCGAGGACGCCTGGGTTCGAGGCGGGTCCCAGAAGCAGTCGTACGTCTCGCCGTGGTACACGGCGACGCTCAAGCATCGGGACCTGGACAGACAACAGGGAGTTCTGAACGCTGCGCTCGTCGCGACGGTAATCGAAGCGTTCCATGGGTACACCGCGACTACGAACACGTGA
- a CDS encoding glutaredoxin family protein gives MSDVSVTVYTRENCHLCAQAVDTIERVADEEGVAVDMDLVDVDTDEELREEYGERVPYVLLDGSPAFKYRVDEARLRRKLTE, from the coding sequence ATGAGCGACGTTTCGGTCACCGTCTACACCCGCGAGAACTGCCACCTCTGTGCGCAGGCCGTCGACACTATCGAACGCGTCGCCGACGAGGAAGGCGTCGCAGTCGATATGGACCTCGTGGACGTGGACACGGACGAGGAGCTCCGGGAGGAGTACGGCGAGCGCGTGCCCTACGTCCTGCTGGACGGCTCACCGGCGTTCAAATATCGGGTGGACGAAGCGCGGTTGCGCCGGAAGCTGACGGAGTGA
- a CDS encoding oxidoreductase: MSGWTADEMPAMDGETVVVTGANSGLGYEGAKAFADAGATVVMACRSAERGEAAATDIRRTVRGGALNVHVCDLADLDSVAAFAEEAIETYDGIDVLCNNAGVMAIPRQETADGFEMQLGVNHLGHFALTGQLLSALRASEGESRIVTQSSQAHTAGEMDFSDLQSERDYGKWSAYGRSKLANLLFAYELQRRLREADADVVSVACHPGYADTDLQFRGPREMGSSVRMGVMKVANAVFGQSAAQGALPMLYAAVSDDVIGGEYVGPGGFLDMRGAPEFQTSNAASQDEADAERLWTVSEELTGVSYDFG; this comes from the coding sequence ATGTCAGGCTGGACCGCCGACGAGATGCCGGCGATGGACGGAGAGACGGTGGTCGTCACCGGGGCCAACAGCGGCCTCGGCTACGAGGGGGCGAAGGCGTTCGCCGACGCGGGCGCGACGGTCGTGATGGCGTGTCGGAGCGCGGAGCGCGGCGAGGCGGCCGCGACGGATATCCGCCGGACCGTCCGGGGCGGCGCGCTCAACGTCCACGTGTGTGACCTGGCCGACCTCGACAGCGTCGCGGCCTTCGCCGAGGAGGCCATCGAGACCTACGACGGCATCGACGTGCTCTGTAACAACGCCGGCGTGATGGCCATCCCGCGACAGGAGACGGCCGACGGCTTCGAGATGCAACTCGGCGTGAACCACCTCGGCCACTTCGCGCTGACGGGGCAGCTGCTGTCGGCGCTCCGGGCGAGCGAGGGCGAGAGCCGTATCGTCACGCAGTCCTCGCAGGCCCACACCGCCGGCGAGATGGACTTTTCTGACCTGCAGTCGGAGCGGGACTACGGGAAGTGGTCGGCCTACGGCCGGTCGAAACTGGCGAATCTCCTCTTTGCCTACGAGCTCCAGCGGCGGCTGCGCGAGGCCGACGCGGACGTCGTCAGCGTCGCCTGCCACCCCGGCTACGCGGACACCGACCTGCAGTTTCGCGGCCCCCGGGAGATGGGGTCGAGCGTCCGGATGGGCGTGATGAAAGTCGCCAACGCCGTGTTCGGGCAGTCGGCCGCGCAGGGGGCGCTGCCGATGCTGTACGCCGCCGTCAGCGACGACGTCATCGGCGGCGAGTACGTCGGCCCGGGCGGGTTCCTGGACATGCGAGGCGCGCCCGAGTTCCAGACGTCCAACGCCGCTTCGCAAGACGAGGCCGACGCCGAGCGGCTGTGGACGGTGTCCGAAGAGTTGACAGGCGTCAGCTACGACTTCGGGTAA